A window from Urocitellus parryii isolate mUroPar1 chromosome 1, mUroPar1.hap1, whole genome shotgun sequence encodes these proteins:
- the Cd302 gene encoding CD302 antigen, translated as MPRAVLPKLLLPLLGLVAATVADCPSSAWVQFKDSCYIFLEEAIKVESIEDVRNQCTDHGADMISIHNEEENAFILNTLKKQWKGPDDILLGMFYDTDDASFKWFDSSNMTFDKWEDQEDAEDLVDTCGFLHTKTGEWKKGNCEVSSVEGTLCKAAIPYNKKYLSDNHILISTLVIAGTVILTVLGAIIWYLYKRNSNSGFTTVFSTTPQSHYDDDCVLVVAEENECAVGFD; from the exons aCTGTCCTTCATCTGCCTGGGTTCAGTTCAAAGACAGCTGTTACATTTTtcttgaagaagccatcaaagtTGAGAGTATAGAAGATGTCAGAAATCAGTGTACTGACCATG gagCAGACATGATAAGCATacataatgaagaagaaaatgcttttatACTGAATACTTTGAAAAAGCAATGGAAAGGCCCAGATGATATCCTCCTAGGCATGTTTTATGACACAGATG ATGCAAGTTTCAAGTGGTTTGATAGTTCAAATATGACATTTGATAAGTGGGAAGACCAAGAAGATGCTGAGGATCTAGTTGACACCTGTGGTTTTCTGCACACCAAGACAGGTGAATGGAAAAAAGGAAATTGTGAAGTTTCTTCTGTGGAAGGAACACTTTGTAAAGCAGCTA tcccatataacaagaaatatttatcag ATAACCACATTTTAATATCAACTTTGGTGATTGCTGGTACAGTAATTTTGACAGTTTTGGGAGCAATCATTTGGTACCTATACAAAAGAAATTCCAATTCTGGTTTCACCACAGTTTTTTCAACTACACCCCAATCACATTATGATGACGACTGTGTTTTGGTAGttgcagaagaaaatgaatgtgCTGTTGGATTTGACTGA